The Episyrphus balteatus chromosome 3, idEpiBalt1.1, whole genome shotgun sequence genome segment agacgaatgcaggtaatgaacgaaggaatagtaaaaatataaatttttacaaaatggcggcttgccaaagaaaaaaatcgttttttcacgaaaatttacactttaaagtggcaACACAGAAATGTCAAATTGAATCGGCAGAGTGAGTCCAATGTGAACACattctttgacaaaaaaatttttaatttttctgtcaCTGTAAATGGACCTGGCTACTCAATAATTTCTAtagtagttttaaaaatattaggaaaaaaaactgaacatttttttctcatGTCCCGCTACTATGGAGTCATTTTTCAGACAGGCAATAATGTCAATAGTTTTTCGGGGGTATTGAGTTATTATTATAAGAACTTTAGAAATCTTTAATTGGAAAATCCGAAAGCATAAAAAATGCTTAGCAAAGAAAAACTGTATAGGTTTGACACAAAATTATGTAGctagttttaaaaattgatttttgaaaatatataaattagtCAGTTAAGAAGTTTGtctaagaaaacaaacaaaatgcatGAACATGCTCTTTGAGCACAAGTTTCAATGTCGAAAGTTTTCACATATCGTCCTACATGCCAAAAGATTATGTGAATGTGAAATATTGATAACTAAGGTCGGTTTTCGAAGCTAATCACTGTAGTAAAGTAAATTACATATGACCGAATTCAACATTTAACGATTGGAAACATTTATCATCATGAAAATTTGGCTAAATTATTTACCTACCAAGCAAactcaaacaaattaatttttcacattcagGGTTATAGCTTTAGGGGGCCGGGGCCGATATACATATGTCTACAGATACACATTAAATAaatgcaagttaaaaaaatattattaaaaaaacataaaatttgttctcCAAATCGCACTATTACAAGACTAttgtaactcaaaaaaaaatttctcgcTGAATCAgcgaaaaaatgtttatttacaaactgttccaaattttttgtcaagttcctttataaaaatattaaaataaaaatatgaatacaaaaataatgcaaTCAACTATTcagcaattatttaaaatattaaatatatatacaattttttttttttttttgaaaagtttgttttttattaaaggcttattttttgtttaacaaaattaattaaattaatttttcgtgtcaaagtaaaaaatcaGCCGATTCGGTTACAGACCAATCTAACACCCCTtgtaagttaaaaatttttcctCAGATAAAAACGTTGTTAAAAACGTTGCCATTGCCAGGACCCAGTGTCGAAGCGATTTAATAAATCATAATTGAacctttttaaatgataaatccTTTATAGGAGCGCCACCAgcattttcgattaaaaaaatcataatttattttttgtaaattctgaCCTCTTTAAAAGGCTCACcttataattaaaattcaaagatatttgaaattaaaataaaattgctcCCATTTGATGTAATCTTATTTCTTCAGAATTCAGAATCCTAAATTACCTTTCATATTTCAACTTACCACTCTCTCCCACtctatcaaaatttaaaaaaaaaatcaaaaaaattgatatttagcACCACGATACAAATAGTGACGCACGCACGCATtaaatttgagctaaaatcaACACTTTAAGGTGTAGGTTGTCTGGCCACTCCATCGGCAAGGTCATTTAAATTAATCATATAAAAGTCTAACGTCTACCTAACAAAAATCGTAGTCCACCTCAAGAGCTAAGTGAATTAACATCAACATCAGCCAAGCCCCAAAGCTCTTATAGTAGATCAACCCAAAGAAATatagaatattaaaaaataactcaaatttattcaaaatgtttaaCGTAAGATTTACACAACACACAAACTTGAGTTAGAGTTCTTGAATAGTCTTATTCATAAATCTTCAATTGCATTTtccattttagttttttgcattgcTTGTGATTTTCGGTGCTGCCAGTGCCATTGAATTACCACTTCTTCCACATGGACCTGGGCCACTACTATCACATGGACCACTGCTCTCACATGGACCAGCTCTTATTGCCAAGCCACTCATCAAAACCATTGAAGTTGAGGCTCCAGCGCACTATGACTTCTCATACTCAGTAAGAGACGACCATACTGGAGACATCAAGAGTCAGACTGAATCCCGCAAAGGTGACGTAGTTCATGGTCAATATAGTTTGGTCGATGCCGATGGATATCTCCGGACAGTTGACTACACCTCAGATGCGCATAATGGTTTTAATGCTGTCGTCCGACGTGATCCATTGGGACAGAAAGTTGTCAAAGCTATTGCCCCGGTGGCTAAGATCTTAGCTCCAATCGCTCCGATAGCTCATATTGGTGCACCAAGATTGTTGGCTGCTCCAATTCATGCTGCACCAGCTTTGTCGCATGTTTCTGTGCATTCCCCAGGCTACGCTTATTCGCATTAAAAACATGACAGACAAACCTGAAAAAGGATCCACACATACACACGCATTCACACAATGATTCATCTCATATATACATTATATAACGTACGTACCTTAGAATGGGAGCTCAATGCTTCAAGCTGCTTAgtgatttcttttcaaaaagaacataatcatcatacataaatataaattgcaaataatcaaaaaaataaaaacattgtaAAATATACACACAATAAAAAAGCAAgatttataaaatcaaaatattagttgtttttatttagtaGGTATTGATTACAACTTACagcataaaaatatattatgtgtAAGGCCGGCTTTTCGTGAGTCGACCCTCTTCGACGTCAATTTTAGCGTTCGGCTTTATTGAGCagtaaaaattgatttgtaaAAAGCCGGCCGGCATGACAATAAGTAGAGAATAGCCCAGGCAAAATATagtaaagatttttaaatgcaataaactttatttttccatAAGGAATACGTACACTAAAGTTCATAAGCGAATCGTGGTCGAGACATAAATTCGTATTTTAATTATATAGgtatttcatatatttattgGTATAGACTTATATAATAAGATACAATATCTTCTaagatattaaattattatttttattattttattattaaataattatttattcgaCTTTTCGCATATAACTTTTAAACACTGAAATCTAtcgaaaagttttgtttttatcaaaaaaaattcgtgatatttaaactttaaaaatttaagaaaatttaagtgtttaaaatatatgttttttgcaCTAAACTCTTAAACGGGTAATTTGATTGCGaagatgttttataaaatttttatattatttaatattcttCATACAACCATCAACATGTTCTTTTAAATagctttacttttttaaaatatcattatttttagaaattcgtgaaaagtcgaaaaagtgttttttttttgctaaatttgcTCATGGTTGTCGAAAAGAAATTACGCTCATATAATAGGCAAaagtattttctaaaaaattttaatggaaaatttttcattaagctTTAGTAAGTTTTAAAATAGCTCAGAACTACGATGAATGGAAGTGGGTTCTTAAGGACTATTTTTCGAAAACAagcttttgaatttttgaatttttgaaaatctgttgaaaaaataagtacaaaatatataaaaactttctaaaatttttcattctGATGAAATTCATAAGTTAACATATAAACCAAATTTccagaaaattaatttaacccTTTTGGATAAATTTATcctaaaaatggaatttaaaaaaatagaaaaatgatttttttacgtaattttaaaaataaaactttgttcACTGAAAGCAAGTAATGTTAATAACGcttcaaaaaaaacataattttgattTCAGAAGTAGGATCTTATTTTCGACAgcacaaaaatatacatattttgctATTTACTAACATCAATAAAACCGTTTTTGGGaaagaaaaaactcaaaaactttaattttgatCCTATAAAAATCGTTTCAAtggtttaggctgtagctcgatcCTCGAGCCAgagagacaaacaaaaaaaacaggaaGACCGAATGGCGGGACCCACATGAATcattttttatcattaatttatggattaaatttattttctagctTTGATTTAGGTCTTGACTTTACAAGGGCAAAACCTTCGACTTCGAAAAACAATGGAGTATAAGTGGCATTGTTggtttgatttaagatgattttcttggaaaaatcATGGCTTCAAGTTTTTGGGCTACGGAACGGATTTTGGGTGTCAATATAGTCGGTGGATACAACAAAAAGATATAAAAGAGGTCATGGTAAAATAAATAAGAGAAAAGTGGACAGGGCCTCAATTCTCAAGAGCCCTTTTGCTTCGACTGCCTTACAGAAATGTAGAGTCGGTATATTGAATGGCCTATCTTAAAACTCAGATTTGGCCcttcttataatattttatgtatttccatcaactgaacaaaaaacttcccagaaaaaaaaattaccgttGGTGAACAGGGAAAgtcaataatttattaatattttgaagagcttgaagacaatttttttttttttaagttaagtaaGAATATATTgttatggaaaaataaaaacatgtcAAATTTTCTCCCCCTTGCCTGCCATTACTGGAATTTTTTGACCCACTCTCGTTTAAGTTCATAAGAAAATCGAGTTACCAGTTCATTTCACTCGATCCTGTTAAGTGAAtattaaaagctttaaaaaattcttctctttttttgttttagttttgaaGTCTTCTCATAAACTGTCTCATTTCGTTTGTTAATGGGCaagttcagaaacgttagggactaaatatttaggtaatttctcgttctctgattggtcaactgtcaaaaaaaatccttccaattaaggtaattttattggaaagctgactggaaagttaggcaaaaaaattctccctaaaaatttaggaaagtttttttttttgtcaacatgacagctgattgtttttaattatagaattatgttagcaaaattaaatctatttatgtgaaaaacgagtaaaaagtgcattatcggttataattaatgttatttatttattaaagttaagtgaaatttggtttCTGCCCCATGCGATCTGTAAAATTATGCAATAATTTTCGAAGTTTGACAATAACATCAgatccaaacaaatttattcaatttatttaaatgtccGTTCAGAAGACGACGttacctaaatatctagtccctaatatttcctgaacgtgcccattgttAAGAATTGTCATAAATAGACATGTCTATGTTTTGACCTTTTTTCAATATTGGACAAAGGAACTAATCAATTCTAATACAAAAGTATTCTTTAGGCATAAAATggtcttgaaaaaaataaggaatCCAAGTGAAATAATCAAAGAGAACTGTAAGATGGTAAGGACGCGATTGTTTTTCCATTTCAAACAGATTCCACTTCTGACTTAAAAgtcttttcaataattttactaTTTATGTATTGTGTGAGATATTTTAagagtaaaaatataaattgactGGAGTATTACATTGGCACATTGTGACTATACTTAAAGCTAAATGATGATATACATATATGAGATGAATATAAATTTCAATATCGGTCATTttcaatcaattaaaaaagcGATCTTTTTTCCTATCTTAATAACTATATGATATTCCTGGTCCagaatatgatacatgattgcCTTCAATTCCATCAGATCTTCCCAAATCAATAGACCTATGATCATCCGATCTAATCAAGTTCAAACTGTGAAGCGGCGAAATCGATTGGTGATGAACCAATGGAGTGTAGATCTTGGTAGCAATCAATTTGTGTTTTTGTTCAGGAATTGGAATTTTAATGTCAGTTGGTTCACGATGCACGATTGCCTCGAATCCAGTGTGTTTATCGGATCTATATTGAACAATACGACGATGACCATCCGAGTCGATCAGTTCATAGACGCCCTCGACTCTGTCTCCCTTGCGGACTTCTTTTTGGGCTTTAATATCTCCAGTATGTTTGTCGCTGACCGAATAGGCGAATTCGTATTCCGCTGGGCCTTCTTCGTGAATTTCATGAGATTTCAAGATCAAAGGTTGATGGATTTCAATggcagcagcaacagcaataGCCGAGATCAATAGAACGAACTGTAGAAAAGGGagggaaatattttttgtatagttttgatGTAAAGTATTCCGAAGGAAGGTATGGCGTACCTTAAAAGACATCTTTAAGAAAGGtttgtgattttttgtttgctataaGAGAACACGATACAAAATTCGAGTATTGACTAATTACTGTTTTgatcatgctgtgagtttttaTACTAAATTTGTTTAAAGGTAGAAACTCAGCTAAACAAGTACATCCATCATAATTTTGCTGGTACCAGTTTTAAGGCTCTACAATATTTCCCAAAAGTACCAAAATCCCACCACCATCATAACGAAGACAAGAATCGAAATCACAGATCTATCGCTACTTTATTACAGACACTTCAAACCTATCAATTAATTTTGTCATAATCACCACACACTACGATCCACTTTAGGTGAaccaattttcgatttttttttctccatttgTTACGCAACAGTTGTCGCGTCGCGttgtttgcaagaaaaaaaaaatcaatttgcatttaaataaatcGAACTCAACAAAAATTccagtaaaatttattttcacgctaaaaaacaggaaaataaaattaaaataaaaaaaaaaaactaagtaatttcttcataaaaattcagcaaaaatgttgttacttttttttatactgaACGCATGCTATTTCGAACAGGAGGCGTGTGCGCAGTAACTAGAGTACATCATTGTATATGAGTAGGACCTACAATAATCCAAACCAATTGATTGAGGACAGTTTTGGTCTAACCTTAATTCATGTGATCACTGTGGCGATCAAGTGCATAGAAtcaccgatgtcattgagagagctctcgaagaaaagaaaatttgttcagcggtctttttagatgtatctcaagcttttgacaaagtatggcacgagggcctcaaattcaagttaagacaagtcctacctgaaggactctttaccattcttagagaatatctagagaacagaattttccgcgtcagacacggaaatgattactcagactttagggaaatagtggctggggtaccacaaggtagtgttttaggtcctattttgtaccttctattcacacgcgatatacctcaaacagaaaacacaattgtagctacttttgctgatgataccgcaatacttgcagtaggcaaaacaatcaacgagtcgacaagtaaattgcaaaatgcccttaacaatgtcaatgaatggacaaaaacgtggcgaatagcgcttaacgaatttaagtcagtccacgtggactttacatataagaaaataaatagactacctgtttttattaatactactcaagtcccatttgcaaatgaggcaaaatatctcgggatgactctcgacgcgaaattaaaatggaaagcgcatgttaaaaataaatgtgatcaattaaatatgaaattgagagaaatgtactggttgctaggacaacattctagactaagtatcgaaaacaaattattagtttacaagcaggtactaaagcctgtctggacatacggtattcaactctggggttgtacacgcgatacaaatttaaatagattacaaacttttgaaaataaattattaagatcatttgtaaatgcgccgtggtatataagaaacgaagatcttcacagggatcttggaatccccacggttcgcgaagaaataaaaacgtttgcccaaaaacatcgaaaacggttagtcgaacatactaatagaacaatactagaaattctcgacgagacaaacttagtacgacgtttgcgaaggactaaaccttccgatttggtacagtgaaatttttcaatttaattcctttatttcgaaatatcggcattgattaatataaatttaaatgttttagagattttatttatttaacttcctttaaaatatttttttgataacaaaaatttaaaccattacttaatgatttaatttaaaacaaaagttatttatttatttttaaatatcatcagtaggaactttcatcggaaagttacctacaacacgtaacttaacttcgagaaagataaattgctagataagttccatctgaacttagttgcaatcgggaggaggaggtggttttagtggttaagagtcccacatatctatgagcacgcgttttccggtcctcatagaatcttttgaagatttcaacacctacccacggacaaaaaaaaaaaaaaaaaaaaaactgtggcgtatgagtaactatttttttttttttttttattttattgacaaaaacagaAATGATCTCAATTGACCTTATAATTCAGAATATTGGTCGTTCAAAATTTGAATACAacttgtatgaaaattttggaataaattcaaaaaatttaaagttgtcTGGATGGTCAAAAAttttgtgtaaattttaatgcaaaaaaaaattcaaaaaatacctgaaaaattaattatagtaaactgcaaaataaaaaaatttatcagatggttaaaaataatttaaactatAGCAAAAATTATCCCATAGtgttttctttaataaattagagttttaagaaatcaaaaatttaggtgaaataATATCTTGTAGGTCAGAAATCCAAATAAGTCTttagaattttggaaaatagaTTCGGTCCCTTCTCCTGGCTTGTCGTAGCGTCTCCGCTGTTCAGGTCActctttttcaattgaaaatataCTCAGTTCCGGAAAAGTTTACGATAAATTTGAATACAGAAACAAACTTAAATTACGAAAAAGAATTTGCTCGGTAATCAAATTGATTTAACTTAAGGGGAGTAACTCAAATGATACCAACagattttctaggtaattagGAAATTAGGAGTTAAAGCGAtatatgcaattttctcacaaattgacttcaagcacaaaaaagatttaaacacagTGGAGGAAACTTGTTCCTTTTGTAAAAttagaattaattaaattgaatgaagGGTTTTTGCAAAACTGGTACTCAAgctcagaataaaaaaaaattattgaaagtaATTTTAACATTCGTTTTTTTATCTTTCGTTAAAAAtatggatttatttttcaaaattcttaggctttatttattattattcgaattcagaaaagaaaatgtcaatatgtattacagtttatagaaaaaatcaaaaagtgtataattttcaaagaactttttgaaaaaaaacttatattttttatagttatttttttttttcttttattcaacAGCCTTTGTTGTTAAATGTTATAGACAATTTGAAGCTCTTGCTTGTCACAGTCTTAGAGAAAATCAACTATCCAATGCaattaaactaatttttaatttttttttataaactctaATATAAATACGAGTATATATTGCCTTCCTCTTCTCActatatcaaaaaatatttatggtcaaaacatttttaaagataagtcatttacattttttttttttttcacttaaattctgagtttgaggatagcaaatcgtatgtattcgttactaaaatgcgggtattcacttccgtaacgagtaacgaaacgttactttctaaacagtatcgttactcgtatgtttcgttactgggtactgaagtaacggaacatacgaaacgtacgagatacgaaacatacgagtaacgacgcgattccagtttcaatactaaatccgatgtaagagatacgaaatgaagtgatacactcaatttgtcgcatttcgcatctggtgtcggtatcgtaaccatagtcagaatgctaactgcagataattatctggagtttacttttgtctcgattaaaacagtagtgccaaggttcaataatcattgtgttgtcgataatttatacagaaatatcaaaagagacgtttttgtattttctctatttggccgaaatatgtatatccacgacgAAACCAATcatggccttggtgttaatggtattgatatttagcttaagaatgtacaaaaggtttttggtttttcaaaaaatcagtatattttcggtgcaaaattttcaacacaaaaaaaaagcagaaaacgatgtttgaaaatcactctcaatagaaaaaataaatgaaaaattgttcgacatggttgtattgaagtgttaatatttctaGATCTGCGcgttgtacttttgaaataaaggtctctaaagaattgtgataagattactgaacgaaaataaacaaaaaattaccaaagttttgtcgaaaaatttggaaaaaaatcaaaaaactttccacgtttgattaaaaaaaaacgaaaaaaattcaatatagctaccttaaaaactcttattacatgagaatgcagcaactaattttaatgtttatgaccatAAAATGTAGCTttgattatagaaattgtttttggtttttttcaaaaaaaaaaaatttgtatacccTTATACCAACGTACGCAACATACtttaaataccaaacatacgaaacgtatcaaatacatgaaatatacgaaatgtacgaaacacacgaagcatgcgaaagtaacgaaagtaacgagtaacgatattattgatgcgggtactagtatcaaaagtaacgtacctatacatgcgggtactcattttgtcgttacttttacagaactatttgaggaccatttttttcaaaaactcttcattaaatttattttattcaaacttaaCAGGAATGAActgctttttgaaaatgtgtattttaatattataggtgttgccgttgtgttcaaaatatttcatttttgtgtttgaagtcaatttgtaagaaaattgcttctatcgcttaaacgatgcaAGATTGTCCCTCAGTCCcgtatagtttttttcttaaattttattcataaaaaacttgatttcaaatttaaataataatacgaCAACAGCGGCAATTTTCAACCTATAGAGGTGAAAGTATTTTTAACTAtcgaagtttgaaaaaaaactatgaaaatcggAGCTGTTCGGACGGactgaattttgaattttgagtcAAAAGTCCAATGTTTGCTTTAGTTGGTAAGCATATTATACATACATTTAAATACAATCAGTCCTGCATCAAATGAACCGGAGTGTAATTTTGACAAGAAACTTTAAGTATCTTTTCAAATGTAATAAACCAGAAATTTGCTGATTAATATTTTTcctagaaaaattgaaaaaccaaACGAGTACGACGAAGAGCATTATCTTGGAGTTAAATTTAGTGACATCGGGGAACAAAATTGTTATTGAACGAATCTTTGAAACTTTATGTTTACTCTACATATGTATGCACCTCTGTATCTCAATTTGCacctctactttatttataattattatatgaaCGAAAttggttgcaatttttttttttacacttttgagTATGAAAAGCAATTCGGctggattttcttttttttattattaattttctgATGGATTCAATACGCGCTTTAAAAGTAGGTCAATTTTGTTtacttaaagaaaatatttatggaaGTCAAGCTGGAAATATTGCTTATTTAAGATATTTATCAGGGGCGGTTCGCTTGTTGGTGGGATGTATAATTTGGGGAGAACTTAAGTGTGCATTTGTGCAATGCTGCAATTGGAATCTGTCGTAAAATTCATGAAATTAGATCATATTTTAGTAACCTAAATGGAATTGAGACATTTTTACAATTCAGGGTGGCATTTTAtgtaaacataaataaataatctcACAGAAGAACATAAATATTTGCAAACTAGAAGGAGTAAGGTGGTTTTATATTCCTCATTTGGTTGCAGGTTAAAGAATAGAAATCTGACTTCTTTACTTGCAATAATTAATATAGGGTAAGTTAAGGATAGATTATGCCTTTCTCGACTTGaatagaataataataataattttaactatttttaagaCGTGATAGGACATAGGAGGTTGTAAGTTCGTTTTAAGAGCACTTTTCAAACACAAGAAAAAGCATAAAAAGTTGATGAGGGTATTAATTAAATAGGGGCAGAACACGGTGAAAAAATGCACAAATTCCTTAAACAAtaagttttttattgaaataaatagcatccaattaaactttgtttattttaaaacgaaattcattaaattttaataatatttttttttatcaattattcATTGTTCAAACTTAATgatattaaaagattttcttaaCAAAAGTGCAACATATAAAGTTAATGTGAAATTCTTCTAAATgtttggtatttatttttttttttgccagataagttgttttttttttcaatccggaaagattttaaaagtgaagtaaacgattttattttgtatagattcctttagataaaaattta includes the following:
- the LOC129916616 gene encoding larval cuticle protein A2B — translated: MSFKFVLLISAIAVAAAIEIHQPLILKSHEIHEEGPAEYEFAYSVSDKHTGDIKAQKEVRKGDRVEGVYELIDSDGHRRIVQYRSDKHTGFEAIVHREPTDIKIPIPEQKHKLIATKIYTPLVHHQSISPLHSLNLIRSDDHRSIDLGRSDGIEGNHVSYSGPGISYSY